TTATCAGCATAATTATTTCCTGttcattttatgtaaaaagtatTCTGCGTCaagtttttttctaattcatTCAGATTTCCGTCTTCAAAAAAGTAGACaattaatgcatataaaattgataaaatgtttaGCTGTAACGCATAGTTACAAGCATAATGAATCATGTCTcttttcagaaatataaaatgtaaaatccaTTTTTATACGTAAAATTTGTCTTGctaaattgacaaaaattagcacataaaaatatataagcaaAATAAGACAAAATAGTAGACTAAAAACGAATGACATAATTGTGTcataaattactaaaatattaaatattcaacagATAATTTGCATTTCAAAATATAGCCGCGCTAACTTTAGCATATTAAAGGAATGATACATATTCATAAACTGCTTATATTACAATACAAGTTAAAATCAAGACTACACTTACGTGGAGAGTAAGAGCGTGATCTAGAACGATCGTAGCGTGAACGTCGACGGCTGTAGTACGGACTGGGCGTGCGGCGATAGCTTCCTCTATAGCTGATCCTAGCACAAGCAGAACGTTAAGGAACATTTGAACAATATATGTGACAATCGGTatcaattatcttttttattaagttaattattaattattattaattatttttatattattatattattttaaataattctttttattaattatctttttttattaagttgtAGATTTGTATTACTGTTTGAGTACTAAACTTACTCCCTACGTCTCGGTCCGTCCCAACCTCTATCATGCAAATGCGTAGGCTTTCCCATGTATATTCCTGGAGTGGGTGTGTGAGCACGTTGCGTAATCGAAAAATCTACCCTTATTCGCCTTCCATCGATGTCCATGCCAGTACATTGCTCTTTAGCCACTTTGGCATCCTCCGATGATTCGAAATACACAAAGCAAAATCCTCGAGATCTTCCAGTCTGTAACAAACAtgatattattgcaatattaatgtGTTATCATTATAATTCCACAGTATGCTAAACCctactaattataatttatatggtTTGTGACCAGAGGCCTTTAACGCATCACATGAATCTTAAGTATGAACGTTCTAAAGCTCTGGCATTTTATTATTCCCCATTGAATATATCTGCGGGGTGCAACAGACTGCTTTGAacactattttaattataatacatattgaCAATCACACACCTTAGCGTCAATAACAACCTGCACACGTTCCACAGGACCATATTTGGAGAATATGTGATGTATCTGCTGCTCCGTTGTAAAAATTGACAATCCGAACACACCTAGACATCTGGAGGGGCAAGGATTGTCGCGATTGCCAACATGTCGGCGTCTGGACGACATCGGGCTGCGCGAGTGAGACCGATACACGTGCCGGTCGCGAGAATATCGGGATCGCGAGTATGAACGGGATCTACTACGAGAGTAACGACCGCTACGATATGGGGAACGACTACGGCTGCGGCTACTACCGCGGTGACCGACGCTCGTATACTTGCTGCCACGATATGATTTTCGCCCACGAGACACCGAACGACTACGCGATCTCGAGTACTTAACCTCTCTGTGCGAATCTTTACGCTCGCGCGATTTACGCGATCTCGAATGCGATCGCGAATCTCTTAGGCCGCCGTCCGCGGTTCGTGGTCTTCGTGGACTTGCGCTGCGACTACCGCTCCTCTGTAAATTAAGACAAACAattgttattacaaattatcgcACACATACATATTCTACATGGGAAATCAGAAATTTAGAATATGAGAAAACATATGAGAAactatttaataaagtttctttaACCTACTGATTGCCATTACTTGTAATTTTAtggtattataaatattcaatatgtatatattgcatttttgtacataaaaaatacaaaaatatcaaaaagtgAGATTTTTATAAGGTgagaaaatttagaataaatttgcaaataagaaatagtaacgtgttaaacatttaaaaacgagattaaattttctcaataatataacaaaggATCTCTGATACAATAGATTAAATAGTCAATAAAATCAAACAATTTTGTACACAAACAGATATCATAACAGAACACAACAATTTCTCCGCAGATAATACtttaacaaaaaaacataACACATGTAAACacttaattttcataatatatacaattatgaGTAGTCAGTTTAAAATTTGTTcgaacaatatattaaaattaggtTTTTCTTATACAAAACTGCTATTAACAGTAGAATGATTAATAGTTCTAAACATTGAAGCATGTGTGAATTAATCGTTGAACACAAATCAGTTTTCTCTATTTATAAccttacaaatattttttattaaaataacagttACACGGAGAAATAtatgatgttaataatttagcGCGTCGAAATCGTATTTATCATCGAAATATGTCTTATGATTAATAGGTAAAAATCCTCGTTGAGTATTACGTGTTCGCGTGAAATTAATCATGGCTGTGTCGAACCGCGTTGTTGGATCGATAATGGCCGAGTCGAATAAGGTATTATAATTTGCGCGACATGATTCACATTGTCGTGCGAGATTTGTAACGCGTTATGCTCACCTCGATGTCACTCATCGCTGATATATCTCAAATGCAGCTCTTCGAAAAATGGAACGCCGCAGCAGACTTATATTCCAAGTTGTCGTTCACGATAATATGGCGTATATCCCAACAGGAAATGGTAGATCTGAACGTACACAAATGAACGCACCAACATCCGGTAGCGTTGCTATGGAAACGGCGATTTGTTTCAGTTATGACGGATTCATACTACATGCGTTATTCGATATACCTTCAATGTCCAATAAGAAGAGCTTTCTTTCTAGTAATAAATATGGTATCAGACAAAATCTTCAGAAGATACGTTATTCTATTGGATATCGACAACTTCGTGGATTGGACATGCTAGATACTGTCCaagtgtaaatattttatgaaagttTGCTCTACTGCGCATATTCGGTAAAGTCTCAGAATCCGGAAACACTGGGTGGAATTCACGCTTCGTGATGAACAGTTTGCTCACCCTGCGCTGGAGAGGGCATGGGAATGGCGGTTTGTGAGTTATGCAGTTTCTATCGTTAGTTTTGACGcgtattacataaaaagtaGAATGTCTCGCATGATGCCAAACATTGTATGAAGTCACATCGATAGCGTCAATAATGTGACATTTGGATTGGAACTGGTAAATATTCTCCCGCCGTCGTACCACGTCCAGGTGAGTAGACGTTACCTGACGCGATCTAACTGTTCGCATggttttatcaaattaaaaaaaaatactttggaTTCGGTATTATCGGTCTCTGATCGATGTATGATCCGTGCAGCCAAACTTGTACAAGATCTGGTTATGTCGACGGTGATTTCATGTTTATAATGTACAGATTTATATAGCGTCTTAATTTTTTCGATCAACGGTGTATAtaagatgataaaaatttattatcgcagagcaatataatttactttttaataataataatgtagtaATAATATCTGTGTATGGACAGTATTGATTccattaaaatatgatacaattATACATGTGTTCTGTTatgatttgatttttatatatctattttacacatcaatttttatctcaatgtCTAATTTTACACTCATGTATATTTGTGTTACTGTTCATATAATTggcatattaatataatttacagaacgatgtattattttcaatacacTGATTGCTCTGTTGTGTTTGTTATATACGTTCTAGTTTGATTAAGTCATGCTTATATAGGAGAAATAAGATTGTTACACAGGTGATGCAGACTCTCTGATAAAATACATGCTATTCATACAGACAATGTATTAAAGGAGCTGCTCAAAAGATCCAATTACATTTCAGTAATTTTTGTAGGCAAAAATGTCAGCTGAATACAGCCGAAGTGTTTTAAAAATGGTTATTGCTCAGATTTGTCAGACAATAGGATGGCATTCTATTAATACCACGCCATTAGAATTTATGGTGGATCTAAtgcaagaatatttattacgcgTTTCAAAACTTACACATCAATATGCTGAAGTTTGTGAGTAgctattacattaatattcataataatcacttttgttaaaaaatcttttttactttgtgtatatattttatagacaaAAATTCTGATTAAGAAATGATCCATGTTTTTAAGACTGTTTAGTGacattgtacatttatattgcacattatattttacagtgGGAAGAACAGAACCAAATCTTGATGATTTAGGATTAACATTTcgatatatgaatattaatatacaggATCTAGCTGAATACGTAAAAAATGTAGACTCTGTTCCATGCCTTACACAGGTACCACAGTACCCTGTTCGGCGtgaaaatcatttaaattttttaaaaccgGGCAGTCGTGAAGTTGTCACTAGACCTGTACATGTGCATGAACATTTACCAGCTATGTATCCAGATACCGAAGGTAATAACTTGTGTTCTCTGTGTTGAATGACTGTGATAACATAATTACGttgctttatatttatattttacatcaatatATGATGATTACAGAGGAGTTTATATCAGATAAGaatgaaattgtaatcaaTGGTACAACTGACGTGACATCTAGCAATGGAACATCATCAAGCAATTCAAATAACACTTCACCTCATAGAATGTCGCCACAAGTGGTTTTCAAACGGCCCGGCGATCCAGTGTCTTTTGAGAGTCCTATAGTGAAGCGGACGAAAATTTTAGAAGAAGGTAGACCATTACGTGAAATAAGCAGCGTTATGATGACCACTTCCGGTTTTTTATCACCTGCGCGAGAAGGAAAGTTGCCTGAAGCGAGAACGCCGCATCAAGTACGATCAGATTCGCCGCAACCGAGCTCTTATCCAATGGTGCCGCCTGAATTGAAATGCGACAAGAAACCGAAGAAGGTTGTAAAGAAAGATGCAGAGGAACGTAAGCTCGACAAGGAGAATAAGAAGAAGAAAGGTACGAAGGAATTATCCAAAGCGGACAAGGTCGACgatagcaaaattaaaaaattggtcGCGATGAAGGAACTAGCCAAATTGAAGCCCTTGAAACCTGGCGGCGGTAAGACGCAGCCCGCCACGTTACAAGAGCTTGTAGGCAGCAGGCCGTCTACGCCGAAGATCGCGTCGCCGAAATCAGCCGCCAACAGTCCAAAGTCGTCGAAGGTTGCGCAGCCGAAGGTCAAGACTGAGAAAGTGATAGATCTGACGGATGGCTCTCCCGCTGCAGAGAAAAAGCAGGATACCGTCGACAAGTTACCTTCGGAACCGGACAAACAGAAGTTGAATATATTCAAGAAGATATCGAAACCGCGCGAGGAGAAGGACAAGGACA
This genomic window from Linepithema humile isolate Giens D197 chromosome 5, Lhum_UNIL_v1.0, whole genome shotgun sequence contains:
- the LOC105671962 gene encoding transformer-2 protein homolog beta isoform X2, with amino-acid sequence MSDIERSGSRSASPRRPRTADGGLRDSRSHSRSRKSRERKDSHREVKYSRSRSRSVSRGRKSYRGSKYTSVGHRGSSRSRSRSPYRSGRYSRSRSRSYSRSRYSRDRHVYRSHSRSPMSSRRRHVGNRDNPCPSRCLGVFGLSIFTTEQQIHHIFSKYGPVERVQVVIDAKTGRSRGFCFVYFESSEDAKVAKEQCTGMDIDGRRIRVDFSITQRAHTPTPGIYMGKPTHLHDRGWDGPRRREISYRGSYRRTPSPYYSRRRSRYDRSRSRSYSPRRY
- the LOC105671962 gene encoding transformer-2 protein homolog beta isoform X1; translated protein: MSDIERSGSRSASPRRPRTADGGLRDSRSHSRSRKSRERKDSHREVKYSRSRSRSVSRGRKSYRGSKYTSVGHRGSSRSRSRSPYRSGRYSRSRSRSYSRSRYSRDRHVYRSHSRSPMSSRRRHVGNRDNPCPSRCLGVFGLSIFTTEQQIHHIFSKYGPVERVQVVIDAKTGRSRGFCFVYFESSEDAKVAKEQCTGMDIDGRRIRVDFSITQRAHTPTPGIYMGKPTHLHDRGWDGPRRREISYRGSYRRTPSPYYSRRRSRYDRSRSRSYSPRFESRGIG